Proteins from a genomic interval of Anolis sagrei isolate rAnoSag1 chromosome 1, rAnoSag1.mat, whole genome shotgun sequence:
- the UCN gene encoding urocortin, with translation MRPPAPFFSTPLLLLWLLLVVALLVACPPVAGLGRRGGLSGIGGGRGRAQGGGLLLLLLGGGTPPRRDAPSLSLAPQTLVSQKAEGPPEDIQTHPPLLLSGIGGGRGRAQGGGLLLLLLGGGTPPRRDAPSLSLAPQTLVSQKAEGPPEDIQTHPPLLLSGIGGGRGRAQGGGLLLPLLGGGTPPRKRLSPSFSPSPAANPPLSLDVPFLLLREMVALSRAQSLQEQARKNRVLLDDAGRK, from the coding sequence ATGCGGCCCCCGGCCCCCTTCTTCTCGAcccccctcctcctgctgtggcTCCTGCTGGTGGTGGCCCTCCTGGTGGCCTGCCCTCCGGTGGCCGGGCTCGGGCGGAGAGGGGGCTTGAGCGGCATTGGCGGGGGCAGGGGGCGGGCCCAGGGCGGGggtctgctcctgctgctgctcggCGGAGGGACGCCCCCTCGGAGGGacgccccctctctctccctcgctccccaaaccctggtctcccagaaggCGGAGGGACCCCCAGAGGACATCCAGACCCACCCCCCCTTGCTTCTCTCTGGCATTGGCGGGGGCAGGGGGCGGGCCCAGGGCGGGggtctgctcctgctgctgctcggCGGAGGGACGCCCCCTCGGAGGGacgccccctctctctccctcgctccccaaaccctggtctcccagaaggCGGAGGGACCCCCAGAGGACATCCAGACCCACCCCCCCTTGCTTCTCTCTGGCATTGGCGGGGGCAGGGGGCGGGCCCAGGGCGGGGGTCTGCTCCTGCCGCTGCTCGGCGGAGGGACGCCCCCTCGGAAGCGCCTCTCGCCTTCCTTCTCGCCTTCCCCGGCGGCCAACCCGCCTCTGTCCCTGGACGTGCCCTTCCTGCTCCTCCGGGAAATGGTGGCCCTCTCTCGAGCCCAGAGCCTCCAGGAGCAAGCCCGCAAGAACAGGGTCCTCCTCGACGACGccggaaggaagtga
- the TRIM54 gene encoding tripartite motif-containing protein 54 yields the protein MLMIMMIGGWGSAPEGCRRHAPLEASDSAPPDAADSWTLGAPPFLDDLEQEWEPGMPWGSRGRLKIPPREGPEEKKESGGRPFSSSFSSFCFCFGMNFPGGFKSLTGGSPSGQSMDSLEKQLICPICLEMFSKPVVILPCQHNLCRKCANDVFQASNPLWQSRGSASVSSGGRFRCPSCRHEVVLDRHGVYGLQRNLLVENIIDIYKQESARPLHAKAGHEPCCLMCEEHEEERINIYCLSCEAPTCSLCKVFGAHKDCQVAPLASVYTRQKGELSDGIAMLVAGNDRVQAVISQMEEICKGIEENSRRQKHLLATRFESLCAALEERKAELVAEVGREAEARLLHVRTLIRTYGDHLELASKLVESAIQSMEEPQEAAFLQQSKELLQKITETSKVPMSGRPEPGFENMDRFVVNVDHVAEMLRTIQFLPESTGEEAEAEGLGPEGGGGDAGEEGPPEGHEAPEATEGQH from the exons AtgttgatgattatgatgattggTGGGTGGGGGTCTGCACCAGAGGGGTGTCGTCGTCACGCTCCCCTTGAGGCGAGTGACTCAGCGCCACCTGATGCCGCCGACAGCTGGACCCTCGGTGCCCCACCCTTCCTGGATGACCTCGAGCAGGAATGGGAGCCTGGCATGCCTTGGGGGTCACGTGGGAGGCTAAAAATACCCCCCAGAGAAGGgccagaggagaagaaggagagtggAGGGAGACCCTTCTCGTCCTCCTTCTCGTCCTTCTGCTTCTGCTTTGGGATGAACTTCCCGGGGGGCTTCAAGTCCTTGACCGGGGGGAGCCCCTCGGGCCAGAGCATGGACAGCCTGGAGAAGCAGCTCATCTGCCCCATCTGCCTGGAGATGTTCTCCAAGCCTGTGGTCATCTTGCCCTGCCAGCACAACCTCTGCCGAAAGTGCGCCAACGACGTCTTCCAG GCGTCGAACCCGCTGTGGCAGTCGCGCGGCTCGGCTTCGGTGTCGTCGGGGGGCCGGTTCCGGTGCCCGTCCTGCCGCCACGAGGTGGTCCTGGACCGGCACGGCGTCTACGGGCTGCAGCGGAACCTCCTGGTCGAGAACATCATCGACATCTACAAGCAGGAGTCCGCCCG GCCGCTGCACGCCAAGGCGGGTCACGAGCCGTGCTGCCTGATGTGCGAGGAGCACGAGGAGGAGCGCATCAACATCTACTGCCTGAGCTGCGAGGCGCCCACCTGCTCCCTCTGCAAGGTCTTCGGCGCACACAAGGACTGCCAGGTCGCCCCGCTCGCCTCCGTCTACACCCGGCAGAAG GGCGAGCTGAGTGACGGGATTGCGATGCTGGTGGCCGGCAACGACCGTGTCCAGGCGGTCATCTCCCAGATGGAGGAGATCTGCAAGGGCATCGAG GAGAACTCCCGCCGTCAGAAGCATCTCCTGGCCACGCGCTTCGAGTCCTTGTGTGCGGCGCTGGAGGAGCGGAAGGCGGAGCTGGTGGCGGAAGTGGGGCGCGAGGCTGAGGCCAGGCTACTCCACGTCCGAACCCTCATCCGCACCTACGGGGACCACCTGGAGCTGGCCTCCAAGCTGGTCGAGTCCGCCATACAGTCCATGGAGGAGCCTCAGGAGGCCGCCTTCCTACAg CAGTCCAAGGAGCTCCTCCAAAA gATCACAGAGACGTCCAAGGTGCCGATGAGCGGCCGCCCGGAGCCCGGCTTTGAGAACATGGACCGCTTTGTTGTCAACGTGGACCATGTGGCTGAGATGCTACGGACCATCCAGTTCCTGCCAG AATCCACCGGGGAGGAGGCCGAAGCAGAAGGATTGGGACCGGAAGGAGGAGGGGGTGACGCGGGAGAGGAGGGACCCCCAGAAGGACACGAGGCCCCCGAGGCCACAGAAG GTCAACAttga